The following DNA comes from Grus americana isolate bGruAme1 chromosome 22, bGruAme1.mat, whole genome shotgun sequence.
GAGCTCCGTTTGAGTCCCGCGTCCCTTCGGGTGGTGGGGGAAGCGCCAGCCTGTCGCTGGCAGGGAATGGCTCTCCTTGGCGAGCCCAGGACCTTCTCCGGATGAGTCAGCCGTGCCAGGCGCTTCTCTCCTGGCTGGCTCTGCGTCCCTCCCTGCGGGTCTCAGCCCCTCGCTGCAGACgtgcccccagctcccctgcGCTGGCAGCCGGCGTGTGTGGTGGGGCGTGCAGCGTGGCTCGCTCTCTGCCCTCCTGCTTGTCTCCGTGGCCGGGCTGTGCTGCCCTGCGGGGGCCCTGTCCCCACCCCGCTGTGTCAGagcagctcccgtgtgtctgctGGGGCTGGATGCGGCCCCCGGTGCACGTCCTGCAGCCCGGGGCAGGGGCCGCGTGCACACAGGGCTCCGTTTGGCAAAGAGCTGGTCTggcagcggtgcaggcagggcatgCCTGTGGCTGCGCACGGGCAGTTCTGGCGTCTTGCGAGGTGGCTGCTGGGGGGATGAGGCTGCACCCTCCCAGGTGGACGAAAGGGGGTCAGGAAGCAAAACCACTCCTGTGCCCCGAGTCCAGCAGGCACGTGCTGGCCCCACCGCCTGCCCTGCGAGCCTGCCGGGCCGGCGCGGGCTGGAGCTGCTCACTTGGCCCATGGGGAGCTGGCGGGGGACGTGTGCGGAGAGACCAAGCTCCTGCCAGGGACTGTCCTGTGAGCATCCCGCGGTGTCCGGCAGACCTGGCTCCCCTCCACCACCCACCGTCACCCTCCCGGGGGGCGCAGCCCGGCTGTAGCTGAGACCCCTTCGGGGGCCGGCCAGCGCCTGCAGCCCCGGCCACATTCCGGTACCACACAGCCCCGgtgcctgcccccccccgtcactccctccccagccctctcTCTTCCCCGCCCGGTATTCAGCCCCATCCCACTGACTGCTCTTTATCCAGTGTCTCTTGTCCCAAAATCCACGTCCCACGGGGGGCTGAGAGCACAGAAgcagacttttaaaagtttggtttttttcagcaatcATGCAAAGAATCAGACACTGTGACACAAATACAGGATTTGGAACCGCAAATAAAAATGGTTGTGGTTCtgcccttttaaaaatagctttgtcCTGTGTCTTTCACAGTTCTCCTTTTATTGCCTTTCAATTCTAAATGAATACCTAACCTCAGCCCTGACCTGTTCCGGTCCGGAGAGCCTCATCCAGCTGCTGTGATGGCTCCGGATCCCAAatcccagctctccctgccaTCCCCTCCCTGGTGCCTGGAAACCTGGAGACCGTTTTTGCCTGTCCCCTGCCTTCCTGTGGGACCCCTCTGGGGACCTgcccctccccgtccccccccatGCTGCTGCCCCCCAGTCCTGAACGCAGCGTCTGTCTTTGCCTCCTGCCTGCGTCCCGCAGCCCCACCGTGACCTGTTTGTGCTTTCCAGCTTTAGACTGGGGACTATTTCTGTTGATAGGTGCTGCgggtggtggggaaggaggaagcagggaggaaaCTGGAGGCCCGGAGCAGGATCGAGCTGTAAATACCTGGCCGTGAGTGGTTTTCCTGTGGGTCCCCTCCGGCTCCCTGCAGGCAAGAGCAGCCTGGGCGGCGGGCGCTGCCGTgcctcccccagctccctcgCCCAGGTCAGGCAGGTAACCTcagccaggggctgcaggacgcTTTTCTTCCCAAATTCCTACATCTTCCCAAAATCCTGTCCGTCACGTGCCCAGCCCATCCTGCCTGCGCTGTGGTTGGGAATCGTGCTGCGTCTGAGCCTGGCGAGGCCCTGGGGCAGCAGCCGGGGTTCAGCCCCGTGCGGGGCTGGGAGCTCTGCTTGTGCGGGAGATGAACCAAGGAGACCGGGGGGATTTGCTCGATGGGGGTCCTGTGGGCTTTGGAAAACCTCTTGCCTCCATCCTTGGCCACCGTGCCTggccctccctccctccctcccgcgcTGGCCTCGGCTCCTGCCGTTGGCCGTGCAGGGCTCCCCGGCAGCCAGCTGCTGGCTCGCACGATGGGGCTGGACCGCTGCCACCCAGCTCCTCACCCGGCCCCGTGCCGCCATCCCCAGCGTCCTCCTCTGCCCTGCGCGAGGTGCTGCTAGGAAAGGACACGGTGTCCCTGCATGCTgtgcggggcggcggggctctgctggcagccctgcctgccctgcctgccctgcccgccccggtGCCCAGTCCCTGGATGAGCAGCTCCTCCGGCCGGGCTGGGGCAGGATTGGGCTCTGCTCCGCGCTGCCGGTGCTTGGTGGGGAGAGCGTTGGGCCGCCTGGCCGTGGGATCGGCTGCCGCTTTGGTCATGCGGGAGGAACGGTGCTGGGAGAGCCCAGCAGTCCTGGCACGGGCTCGGGGGACAAGCTTGGCTCCCCCGGACCTcgctgggaggttttgcctggggtCGGGGGTGGCACGGCGGGGGCCACGCTGGCACGACCGCTCCAAGCGGGGACCCCTCTTGTCGAGCAGGGAGAGCCGTGGCTGCCTGTGACTCCTTCCCTGCCCCTGCTCATAGCCCGTGTTGGCTTGCCCCGTGCCCTTGCAGGTTTGCGGGGCGCAGTGAAGCCTCTGGGCTTCttggtggggagcagggggccAGGGGGTCCGAGGGCGGCTGTGGCGCTGGGCAGGGCAGCCGCTGTGCTGCTGGGCCACGCAGGGGCTTCGGTTGCTGTTTTCCTCCGCGGGTATGAAAGGTCCCATTCATCCCGCTGCAGCAGGGCTCAGGTTCTCATCTGGGCTGAGCCGGGTCCCCGAGCGTGTGTTAAAAGCAGAGGGGATTATGGAGCGGCTCCAGCCCGGCCGTGGGGCCGGCTGTGATGCAATGAAAATATTACGAAAGCTGCCCGGGCTGATGGATGGCGGCCGCCGGCCAAGGAGCTGAGCACGGCTCTGGCAGTGCCTGGCGATGGGAGCGCAGTGGCCGCCTGCGGCAGCTTGGGTTTCCTCGGCACCGTGAGCGTGGGCTGCACGGGGGTCCCGGCTGGGTGGCCCCCAAGCTCCGCAGTGGCTGGGCCCTTCGGGGTCCTGGGCTGTGGTGGAGTCATTGCAGGGGATGCTGCTCGTGCTCGTGCTCGTGCTCGTGCTcgtgctcctgcctggggctcGGCACTCACAGCTGCCCGTGCTTGGGGCAGGACCCGGCTCCTTCTGGGTCTGGCCAACCGGCTCCCTGCTTCCAGCACTGCAGGGCCATGTCTCTCCAGGACAGGGGGTCTGCGTCCTCCccgctggccccagccccagctccgcTCAGTGCCCGTGTCAACGCTCGGCTCGGTTTCCACTTTAATTAACTGGAGCAGGAGGAACATGGAAAAACCTAGGCTGGAGCCGCCCCCGCCTGCTTTCCCCAACAAAGGCCTCATTGAGGCTGGCGCGGCATCCTGCCATGCCGGTGCCCGGTGCTGGGAGCCCGTGGTGCCCCGGCGGGGGGCAGGGCTGTCCTGGGTGGCGGAGGGGCCATGGCCATCGGGTCTGCACGGGGCAcgctgggggggggcagtggcCATTGCAGAGCCCCCGCGTGTCCCCTCAGCTGcgtggctgcaggctggggatCCCCGTCCCGTGGAAGGGCGGTGGGCACCGGCTGGGGGCTAAGAGCAGCGGGAGTGGGGACCGGTGACCGTGGCACGGGGCAGCTTTCACGGCAGGGAAGCACACGGGCTTCTCGATGCACCATCTGTCATGGGAGACTTTGGCCATCCCTCCCCAAACCAGGGGAGAGCGGCTCCATCCAGAGCAGTGCCACCGAGGGCTGGGGTGCGGGGACCGGCCGGGTGGGGTGAGACCTGGGGGACAGCAGGTCTGACCCCAGCTTTGCTCTGGGGCCACGGCAGCCCCTGTACGTAGGGAGTGGGGATGAGGACGTGAGGGTCTCTTGTAAGCCAGGACATCCCCCTGTGCTCGCCGGAGACCCTGCGTGCCCCCCTCACCTCCTCACTGGCTCCCGCAGACGCGGAAGCTGTCGAAGACGGAGCGGCAGCGGTTCAGCGAGGAGGTGGAGATGCTGAAGGGACTGCAGCATCCCAACATTGTCCGCTTCTACGACTCCTGGAAGTCATCTATCAAAGGCCAGATGTGCATCGTGCTGGTCACAGAGCTCATGACATCTGGCACCCTGAAAACGTGAGCAGGGACTGCCAGGTCAGGGTGTgcaggggaggggacagggtCCCTGCGGTGACAGGGAGGTGAGGGACAGGTCTGCACCCCCCACCTGGGCACCTGCACCCCCACTGGATGTTCGGGTGGGGATgaagggctgtgctgggctcgGGTGGGGTCTGGGTGGAAGacaaagcagggctgggaggtggaCACAGAAATCAGGGAGCGCTGCTGGATGTTGGGAGACTCAGGAGCTTCACTGGCACCATCCTACGTGGGGACGGTGAGGCCGGGGCACCCTGGTGCCGAGCGGGGGGGGCAGCACTGGCCGCTCACCCCAGCTGGCTCCTGGCACCAGCAGCTGAGGGAGCTCGGCTCCTCCTGGGCTGCGTTCtctgtgctgcctctgcagagcccagcggGGAAGGGGACCGGGAGCCCCTGACTCCGAGACGCTCTTTGCCACTTGCCCTGTGTGGGCACCCGCATCCAGATGGGCTCAGTGTGGCGGTGGGAGAAGGGTGGGCTGGggcgtggggctgagccccgTGAGTGTCCCCGCAGCTATCTGAAGCGGTTCAAGGAGATGAAGCTGAAGGTGCTGCAGCGCTGGAGCCGGCAGATCCTCAAGGGGTTGCATTTCCTGCACACCCGCTCGCCCCCCATCATCCACCGTGACCTCAAGTGCGACAACATCTTCATCACGGGCCCCACCGGCTCGGTCAAGATTGGGGACCTGGGCTTGGCCACGCTCAAGCGAGCCTCCTTCGCCAAGAGCGTCATAGGTGGGGTCCCGGTGTGGTCCCggtggggggggctgggctTGTGGCTGTACCACAGTGGCTGTGGGTGGGTCAGCACCCCGGAGGTGCTgagccccgctgctgcccccAGGCACCCCCGAGTTCATGGCGCCGGAGATGTATGAGGAGAAATACGACGAGGCGGTGGACGTCTACGCCTTCGGGATGTGCATGCTGGAGATGGCCACCTCAGAGTACCCCTACTCCGAGTGCCAGAACGCTGCCCAGATCTACCGCAAGGTCACCTCGGTGAGCGGCCGCggcccctgggctgggggcgACGCTGCTGGCTGGTGCCGTGGGCATGGGAGCCGGGTGAGGGGGTTGGTTGGATGTAGCTGTCGAGCCTCGCTGCTCCCCAAAATGTGTCACCGTGTAGGTTGTGCAAGCGGCTAAAAATAGTCTGGGTGGTGAGAAGGTGCTGTGCCAGGGTGCAGGACCCGCGGAGGGCAGGGGGGCCGTGCTGCCAGCACGTTAATGGGGTGGAACGGGAGCGGGTCGGCTCGGCCACCCCCTGCCCGGGGCACTGCGGCTGCCCCAGCTGGTTCTggctggctcctgcctgctggggtgGAAACCCAGAGCCCCAGGGCGTCCTGGCCCCGGCTGCCCGTGCAGGCACACGTGGCTGGGAGCCCTGTCCCCATGTGTCCCccgctgctggcagggctgtgcctgggagcgccgggggctgcctggggagcGTCCGGCTGCCCCATGGCCCCGCAGAGCCTGGTTCAGCCCCAGGCCCTGGAAAACTGGCGCTGTGGCAGGGTCTGGCGCAGGAGGCGCTGATGCCCGTCGCCCCCAGGGCCTGAAGCCCAGCAGCTTCTACAAAGTGAAGGTTCCGGAGCTGAAGGAAATCATCGAGGGCTGCATCCGCATGGACAAGAACGAGAGGTGAGGGGGAGCGAGGGTCTGTGTGGCAGTCCCCACCGGTGCCTGGCCCCGTGCTGAGCTGTGGTCCCTGCAGGTACACCATCCAGGACCTGCTGGAACACTCCTTCTTCCAAGAGGACACAGGGGTGCACGTGGAGCTGGCCGAGGAGGATGACGGCATCAAGTCTGGGCTCAAGCTCTGGCTGCGTATGGACGACACGAAGAAGCTGCATGGCAAGTACAAGGACAACAACGCCATCGAGTTCCTCTTCGAGCTCTACAAGGACGTGGCGGAGGAGGTGGCCCAGGAGATGGTGGGTGCAGGGACGGGGGGACCCTGGGCACCGCGGGGTCCCTGCGCCCTGATGTGACGAGCCCCCTCCCGTGCAGGTGGTCCTGGGCTTTGTCTGCGAGGCCGACTACAAGCTGGTGGCCAAGGCGGTGCGGGACCGCGTGGTCGCCATCAAGCGCAAGCGGGAGAAGCTGAAGCGCGCCCAGGACGTTCTGTCACCTGCGGAGCCGGAGCAGCCGCCGGgtgtcctgcagctgctggaggagctcaAGTCCCCGCTATCGCCCGGTACCCCCGTGCCCACCCCGGCCACCCCCGGCTCTGGGGACTctgtcttcagcagcagcttccccccGGAGCCCGAGGAGCCGGAGGCCGACCAGCACTTCGCCTACCGGCACACCAGCTACTCCTCGGCCACCTGTGCGTAGGCGCCGGGCTGGGGGACAGCGGGGTGACCCGAGGCAGCAGGCGGGTTGAGGGGGGGTCCCGCCATGCTGTGCACCCTGCCCCGGAGCTGTTCCCTGGGAGTGCaagctgggggcgggggggggggggggggcgggtccAGCTCCATCCGTGCTCACACGAGCGCTCTTCCACAGCTGACTGCGAGACGGATGGCTACCTGAGCTCCTCTGGCTTCCTGGACTCCCCGGACCTGGCCCATCGCAGCTTCTCGGCGGGGGACCCGGCCAGCCCGCCACCCACCCGCCCTGCGCGCTGCTTCCCCACGGTGAGCGGGACCCCCACGGGACTGGGGGTCAGAGCGGCCGTGGCACCGGCTCACGCTGTCCTCTCCCCGCAGAGCATCGCGGTGCAGCTGCCCACCGAGCGCCTCCCCCCTGCCAGCGGCTTCTCCTCCCCGGTGGACAGGTGAGGCTGCggggggccgggcggggagcGCGGTGGCTGGGAACGGCTGCGCTGATGCTCCGGCACGGGGGCTTCCCGCAGCTACACCTCGGACGTGGCATCCGGCATGAGCGATGGCTGCGAGGGGCTGTCGGCCAGCGAGCGGAGCGCCAAACTGCCGCCCAAGCGGACCTCAGGGAAGCTGCTGCGGCGCCGAGCCCGGTCCAGGCTGCGCATCACCAACGTGAGTACTGCAAGCaccgggcgggcgggcaggtGGTCCCCAGGCTGAGCTAGCCCTGCTGCCCACAGATCTCTGACAAGAACGACCGGGTGGTGGAGTGCCAGCTGCAGACCTACAACAACAAGATGGTGACCTTCAAGTTCGACCTGGATGGGGACAACCCAGAGGAAATCGCGGCCGTCATGGTGAGTGCGGGGTGGGGACAAGGGTGGGGGTCTGCCCGGCCGTGCCGGGTGCTGAGCGGCCCCTCTGTCCCCAGGTCCACAACGAGTTCATCCTCAAGTCGGAACGGGATGGCTTCGTCCACCGCATCCGGGACATTATCCATCGCGTGGAGACCCTGCTCCGCAAGGATGGGCGTGGTGCCACCGAGCTGCCCGAGAGCCCTGAGGCCGAGCGCGGTGCAGGCAGCCCTGTGAGTGCCCAGCCCGGCCCCTCCAGCACTGGGAAGCCACCGACGGCGAGTGCGGCTGGGGGtgctgcccggccccggggagcccagcggggagggggcaggggtgcaggatccttccagccccaggcaggagcagccccatgcctgcgGCTCCAGGTCACTCGCCCACTCCTGCAATGGGTCGTGGTGCCCCGCTGCCCGGTGGAGCCGCTGGCTCCTGTCCCTGCATGTGGTGGGGCCAGGGTGGGGGCCAGCGGGTGCTTGGCTCAGCCCGTTCGGGGTCTCTGCCTTGGCGCTGGGCTCAGCTGCATCCCCCTCGGCAGGCGgacctgcagctgcaggagctctcgcgcttcatctcctcctcatcctcgctCAGCGGTAGGTCTCTGCCCCTGTGCGGGCCCTtcctgaccccccccagccccgtgcagGGGACGTGATGGCCCCGGCTGAGCCCAGGGGTTCCTGCGGGGCACATCCTGCCAGGGCTGAGCATTGGCTGTCACCCCTGTGCTGCAGACCTGGGCTGCACCAGTCCCAGCCTCTCGGTCCAGTCCCCCGTCCTGCCGTCGCTGAGCAGCTCCCTGTCAGAGAACGACCTCGCCAGCCCCACGGAGCCGCCGGCAGCCCCAGCCGGTGAGCTGCAGCTGACACTGCCGGGCTCCCCCGCAGGTACCAGCCCCGGCAGGGCCAGGCACGTCCGTCCCTCCGGGGCTGCTGGCCACAGCCCTCGCCGGCATCAGGGCTCGGAGCTGCCTGGGTGGATGGGAGGGGGCCTGCGCGGGTCGGGGGCCGCTCCTGacactcctctctctgcaggCTCTGTGCAGACCTGGCCCCCCGTCTCGACGGCTCCCTCCTGGCTGACGGCATCGCCAGCATTCCCGCAGACCCCCCCAAGCACCCCGGGGGGGCCTGTCCCACTGGCCGTGCCCCAAGCCCTCATGTCCCCGCTGCCACTCCctgtgtcccctgtccccagtgagcccagcagccccctgagcccccccgTGACCAGCACGCCCTGGTCCCCCACGGCCCCCTTCCTGTCCCTGGCCAATGTCTTCTCCCTGGCAGTGATGAGCGTGGCCCACACGCTGCTGCCCGCCGTCTCCTCCATCGCCAGCTCGGGTGGGCACCTCTATCCCCCGCTGCTGCCGCGGCCACAGAGCCTCGTCCTGGGGCCCCCGCGCTTCGTCTACCCTGACCCTGCCAGCATGGCCAAGCCAGCCCCGGCCTGCGGTGGGACTCTGGAGTCAGCGGGGGCTGACGTCCCcgctgctgggggggctgtgccagTCCCTTCCCTGGCACCGGCCCCACCGTGCCCCACAGGCAGCGAGGCTGCGGGGAGTCCCCTGCCATTGCCGAGCACCTCCACACCGGGGAGCCCAGAGGGCAGCATGGTGAGCGCGTGGGTGGTgggggctccccggggctgcTCGAGGTGGggctcagtgctgggggggctgggttGTCACTGCCCTGAGGTGGGGCAGGGAGCCCCGTGGCATGGGGATCCCCTGCAAtgtgggggggggctgagcaGGCGCTGGGTCCCAGGGCACAGgagcagtgggggggggggggcaggagacATGGGGGGACCTGGGGTGGGGCGGCTGACCGCACTTGGTGTCTGCAGGTGCCGCCCGGCTCCCCCAGGCCCAGCCACCCGCTCATTGTCTCGGAGTCACCCGCCCCCGGCACACCCAAGGCCCGGCTCTCGCCCATCACCGAAGGTGAGGTGGGGAAGGGCTGAGGCTGCGCCACGTGGCCGTGCCCACGCTGTCTGTGCCGGGGCACCACCACGTGccccaaaccccaccaactgccccctgtccccagcagaaGCCAAGCCCCAGATCCTGGGCCGGTTCCAGGTGACACCAACCAAAGACCCGTCGGTGACCCCCCCAGCGTCAGGCAGCAGCGAGGGTGAGCAGCGTGGCACAGAGCCGGCAGCAGGCGGCTCCCCCCTGCCCGTGGCCCAGGATGCAGGGGACAGCTCAAGCAGCGACTCGGACTCGGCGCTGGAGCCAGCGGAGCAGGACCCCGAGGCCAAGGAGGCGCTGGCCGAGGGCACGGTGGCACCGGCAGAGAGCGACCGGGAAGGCGCTGGGGAGGAGGGCGCGGAGAGCACGCCGCAGGCGGTGCTGAGCCAAGTGTGGCTGAACTACTCCCGCAGCTTGTCCTACCTGAGCAGCGACGACACCGAGAGCGAGGACGAGGAGATCTGGGAGGAGCTGCAGCACCTGCGCCAGAAGTGAGCAGCCCCGCGGCACgagggggagcagggtgggtgGTGGGCTGTACCCGGAGGCCCCGGCTTGGCTGGGCATGGCGCACGGCTCGGCTGCCAGCTCCCGTCTCCTCCCCAGGCACCTGGCTGaagtgcagctgctgcagagcgcCCAGAAGAAGGAGATCGAGGAGCTGTACCTGCGGATGGGGAAGCAGCCGCCGCTGGGCATTGTCTCCCCCGCCGCCATGCTCTCCAGCCGCCAGCGCCGCCTCTCCAAAGGCAGCTTCAACCCGTCCCGCCGCAACAGCCTGCAGCGCCTGGAGCTGGCGCAGCCCTCAGGTGCCAGCCTCGCTGCCTCAGCTCCCTCCCGGGGCCCCGTGGGCTTGGGGGAGGCTGTGGGGGGACACCCccggggccggggtgggggTCGGGCCTGTGCGGGGCACAGCTCTG
Coding sequences within:
- the WNK4 gene encoding serine/threonine-protein kinase WNK4 isoform X5; this translates as MLAAEPAAGAMSQSEAERAGGGSVPEPGLPGRAPHRNRSRRSSGRDSRRASSRFNRRSSAELELLGYPAPGGGRGESPPLLSAAGRREPEETESEEVETSAVATSPDGRFLKFDIEIGRGSFKTVYKGLDTETTVEVAWCELQTRKLSKTERQRFSEEVEMLKGLQHPNIVRFYDSWKSSIKGQMCIVLVTELMTSGTLKTYLKRFKEMKLKVLQRWSRQILKGLHFLHTRSPPIIHRDLKCDNIFITGPTGSVKIGDLGLATLKRASFAKSVIGTPEFMAPEMYEEKYDEAVDVYAFGMCMLEMATSEYPYSECQNAAQIYRKVTSGLKPSSFYKVKVPELKEIIEGCIRMDKNERYTIQDLLEHSFFQEDTGVHVELAEEDDGIKSGLKLWLRMDDTKKLHGKYKDNNAIEFLFELYKDVAEEVAQEMVVLGFVCEADYKLVAKAVRDRVVAIKRKREKLKRAQDVLSPAEPEQPPGVLQLLEELKSPLSPGTPVPTPATPGSGDSVFSSSFPPEPEEPEADQHFAYRHTSYSSATSDCETDGYLSSSGFLDSPDLAHRSFSAGDPASPPPTRPARCFPTSIAVQLPTERLPPASGFSSPVDSYTSDVASGMSDGCEGLSASERSAKLPPKRTSGKLLRRRARSRLRITNISDKNDRVVECQLQTYNNKMVTFKFDLDGDNPEEIAAVMVHNEFILKSERDGFVHRIRDIIHRVETLLRKDGRGATELPESPEAERGAGSPADLQLQELSRFISSSSSLSDLGCTSPSLSVQSPVLPSLSSSLSENDLASPTEPPAAPAGSVQTWPPVSTAPSWLTASPAFPQTPPSTPGGPVPLAVPQALMSPLPLPVSPVPSEPSSPLSPPVTSTPWSPTAPFLSLANVFSLAVMSVAHTLLPAVSSIASSGGHLYPPLLPRPQSLVLGPPRFVYPDPASMAKPAPACGGTLESAGADVPAAGGAVPVPSLAPAPPCPTGSEAAGSPLPLPSTSTPGSPEGSMVPPGSPRPSHPLIVSESPAPGTPKARLSPITEEAKPQILGRFQVTPTKDPSVTPPASGSSEGEQRGTEPAAGGSPLPVAQDAGDSSSSDSDSALEPAEQDPEAKEALAEGTVAPAESDREGAGEEGAESTPQAVLSQVWLNYSRSLSYLSSDDTESEDEEIWEELQHLRQKHLAEVQLLQSAQKKEIEELYLRMGKQPPLGIVSPAAMLSSRQRRLSKGSFNPSRRNSLQRLELAQPSAAIMRRNSLSGSSTGSQEQRLSKGVTFADDFSRMLAGQE